In Phragmites australis chromosome 16, lpPhrAust1.1, whole genome shotgun sequence, one DNA window encodes the following:
- the LOC133895730 gene encoding protein ecdysoneless homolog gives MATTASNPFPFPSRRSPDDTLFYAVYRLPPPADLPPPALLASLRSLHLSLLSHLAPFLSSHLFHRDPFTLSLPTDPASPCALCASPPVPHLHGALRFGDSLPDEWLAVSLLFALTRAFPNLAARAWDSDGEFLLIEAAFALPRWLDPDTAPNRVFIFRGELHILPPSLLPETPSLEAALAAVYDDSVDTRAPDAVQAAIQRRIAGLPERAAENLHTARVIVPASVAKVLNEEPCLIARAVEGFYDRDIDTMKHAARMERFLKGPGGEGVEMVRTSVRMTRAMYAQLMQQNFQAPRGYLMPRREEGPEKWMEAELGMKIACGFEMMYQERRCQGEEVKGSTWEVYRKSLEATGCFEGLLPGSKEYKRVMEDAMQYYKSSTLFSRAREILSEPVRRIDEILAMPYSADEFKGIDLPPSDNDSWLYGGEDELNAELHERQKEMEEYEAVKKHRKSQKQSVASSSISQTDEFKLGEITESMQEFVRKMSSFEGAEVPANRRDMESVDLDVNQFFKAMESVLGGSSHEQAGRDGGFNRKSSSSDMDFDDSDEENDFDEESGDKNVADDFMESYSDALNKELSSTTIKKSFARAPLSDANNEGPSEMDVSATDGEMTPVDVDLNLVESILNSYSSQQGLPGPASNLLGLMGVKVPQDGKKS, from the exons ATGGCGACCACCGCCTCCAACCCCTTCCCGTTCCCCTCGCGCCGCTCGCCGGACGACACCCTCTTCTACGCCGTCTACCGGCTGCCGCCCCCCGCCGACCTGCCCCCTCCCGCGCTCCTCGCCTCTCTCCGGTCCCtccacctctccctcctctcccacctcgcccccttcctctcctcccacCTCTTCCACCGCGACCCCTTCACGCTCTCCCTCCCGACCGACCCGGCCTCCCCCTGCGCGCTCTGCGCCTCGCCGCCCGTGCCCCACCTCCACGGCGCGCTCCGCTTCGGCGACTCCCTCCCCGACGAGTGGCTCGCTGTCTCCCTCCTCTTCGCTCTCACCCGCGCCTTCCCCAACCTCGCCGCCCGCGCCTGGGACTCCGACGGGGAGTTCCTCCTTATAGAGGCCGCCTTCGCGCTCCCGCGGTGGCTCGACCCCGACACCGCCCCCAACCGCGTCTTCATCTTCCGCGGCGAGCTCCACATCCTGCCACCCTCCCTCCTCCCCGAGACGCCCTCCCTGGAAGCCGCGCTCGCCGCCGTCTATGACGACTCCGTCGACACCCGGGCCCCTGACGCCGTCCAGGCGGCGATACAGCGCCGCATCGCCGGGCTGCCCGAGAGGGCGGCGGAGAACCTCCACACTGCGCGTGTCATTGTCCCGGCGTCCGTGGCGAAGGTGCTCAATGAGGAGCCATGCCTGATCGCGCGTGCCGTCGAGGGGTTCTACGACCGGGACATAGACACCATGAAGCATGCGGCGAGGATGGAGAGGTTCCTCAAGGGGCCTGGCGGGGAAGGGGTTGAAATGGTGAGGACCTCAGTGCGGATGACGCGGGCAATGTACGCACAGCTCATGCAGCAGAACTTTCAGGCGCCCAGGGGATACCTGATgccgaggagggaggaggggccAGAGAAGTGGATGGAGGCAGAGCTGGGGATGAAGATTGCATGCGGGTTCGAGATGATGTACCAGGAGAGACGATGCCAGGGGGAGGAAGTTAAAGGGAGCACGTGGGAGGTTTACAGGAAGAGCTTGGAGGCGACTGGGTGCTTTGAGGGCCTGCTTCCTGGGTCAAAGGAGTATAAGAGGGTCATGGAGGATGCAATGCAATATTACAAGAGCTCAACTTTGTTCTCACGAGCGag GGAGATACTAAGTGAACCAGTGCGTCGAATTGATGAAATATTAGCAATGCCATACTCAGCAGACGAATTTAAAGGCATCGATCTTCCTCCCAGTGATAATGACTCTTGGTTGTATGGTGGGGAGGATGAGTTGAATGCGGAACTCCATGAAAGGCAGAAGGAAATGGAAGAGTATGAGGCTGTGAAGAAGCACAGAAAAAGTCAAAAGCAAAGTGTGGCTAGCAGTTCTATTTCCCAGACTGACGAGTTTAAGCTGGGAGAGATTACAGAGTCCATGCAAGAATTTGTTCGCAAAATGTCCAGTTTTGAGGGAGCCGAAGTTCCTGCAAACAG GAGAGATATGGAATCAGTGGACCTAGATGTCAACCAGTTCTTCAAGGCCATGGAGTCGGTTTTAGGTGGAAGTTCACATGAGCAAGCTGGCCGTGATGGCGGATTTAATAGAAAATCCTCATCATCTGACATGGACTTCG ATGATTCGGATGAAGAGAATGATTTTGATGAAGAATCAGGTGACAAGAATGTGGCTGATGATTTTATGGAATCATATTCAGATGCTTTGAATAAAGAGCTAAGTAGTACCACTATCAAGAAAAGCTTTGCCCGAGCTCCACTCTCTGATGCCAACAATGAG GGTCCATCAGAAATGGATGTTTCAGCTACTGATGGGGAGATGACTCCAGTTGACGTAGATTTGAACCTTGTGGAGAGCATTCTTAACTCCTACTCTTCTCAACAAGGCCTTCCTGGCCCAGCTTCCAATCTTCTTGGACTTATGGGTGTAAAGGTACCTCAAGATGGTAAAAAGTCATGA